A single Penaeus chinensis breed Huanghai No. 1 chromosome 7, ASM1920278v2, whole genome shotgun sequence DNA region contains:
- the LOC125027364 gene encoding carbohydrate sulfotransferase 4-like isoform X7, producing the protein MGQAAEKPRAILRLEGKPMSYLNAGLLTPRRRLDTALRTQGGVAAGASPAKLTATPFHVLLLSSVGRSGSTFLGELLSQRPRTVFMFEPELFLQHKSPTGVTAAASRELIQRMLECNFSQEWSAWAKTRKNVWKPENHEVCEGHRGSDYHQCLREICQSSVFKVIKTIKLRVWWAGEVLLGGGVKVVHLVRDPRGSFTSLARLSMVQADYKMWCPRILQDLEMVSTMRSLFPESFTSVKYEDLCRDPWGTATKLWKFISNENNTSLPVSWRTFLHRHTNTNSIKPYGTDRDTRQQIGAWREKISERMLSEIEHHCGGVIDMLGHTRFHSLTNARNSSIPLDEKSGT; encoded by the exons AGCAGCCGAAAAGCCCCGTGCCATCCTGCGACTCGAAGGCAAGCCG ATGTCGTATCTGAACGCGGGACTGCTAACTCCACGGAGGCGCCTCGACACAGCACTCCGCACGCAAG GTGGCGTCGCCGCCGGCGCCTCCCCCGCCAAGCTGACGGCGACGCCCTTCCACGTCCTGCTCCTGAGCTCCGTCGGGCGCAGTGGCTCGACCTTCCTCGGGGAGCTCCTGTCGCAGCGCCCTCGCACCGTGTTCATGTTCGAGCCCGAGCTCTTCCTCCAGCA CAAGTCCCCCACCGGCGTGACAGCAGCTGCCAGCCGAGAACTTATCCAGCGGATGCTCGAGTGCAATTTCAGCCAAGAGTGGAGTGCCTGGGCGAAAACTAGGAAAAATGTTTGGAAACCGGAAAACCACGAAGTCTGCGAAGGTCACAGGGGTAGTGACTACCACCAGTGTTTGAGGGAAATATGTCAAAGCAGCGTCTTTAAGGTTATCAAG ACGATAAAGTTGCGTGTGTGGTGGGCGGGGGAGGTGCTCCTCGGCGGGGGCGTGAAGGTAGTCCATCTAGTGCGTGACCCCCGCGGCTCCTTCACGTCCCTCGCCCGGCTTAGCATGGTCCAGGCTGACTACAAGATGTGGTGTCCACGGATCCTACAG GACCTGGAGATGGTGAGCACCATGAGAAGTCTGTTCCCCGAGAGTTTTACTTCCGTGAAATACGAAGATCTTTGTCGCGATCCCTGGG GAACGGCCACGAAACTGTGGAAGTTCATTAGCAACGAAAACAACACCTCCCTACCAGTGTCCTGGAGGACGTTCTTGCATCgccacacgaacacaaacagcATTAAACCCTACGGCACGGATCGCGATACACGGCAACAAATCGGCGCCTGGCGGGAGAAGATCAGCGAGCGGATGCTTAGCGAGATCGAGCACCACTGCGGCGGCGTCATCGACATGCTGGGTCACACTCGATTCCACTCTCTGACAAATGCTAGAAATAGTTCCATTCCGCTGGATGAAAAGTCTGGCACGTAG
- the LOC125027306 gene encoding G-protein coupled receptor Mth-like, with protein MDIMDHLLRVILFLLYFSKNVQSLSLQRLGSRASVDKNSSGLYVPSCWASPRDSLPQGRVPYDVQTRVPPVQYLNTSATDIVWGPQVNVTCTTGEKKSIFLNSSHLYVDDGKVMLGWKIGRNSGDTYTYCVNSLATTEASENGPTYTALFCYTDPCKSRVCVEKCCPRGKLLGEHGCITNNLNLSDWVPNFHDHYDEPFYVNNINVEEVQVPLQMEEFTLEKNGSLTAFVSAPPRGFCIDHSSMNGMVTEVAIVYGGDISDYPDCLWKTQVLDIILLSVSNIFLALTLSVYLCVPHIRSKDHHWPLICMLLSLLVTFILHICLRKVRHQLDAMCRHFGMLVLMFTLATFFWLNVMSFSVWYKLRYPRLSTMGRRTFALFNVYAWGVPLIVYGVGYAMDALAPGDYSPNFKKEHCWFEGHNTAKWMYYYGFIAVIQVVNIFFFLHIACRMALWQKRKPSSHTTQRRTCVLPPLYVNLAIVMGIAWTLELFSDANTCGPVQVLIDVITGLHGPIIFVVTVCNRNKWKELRSRVTTSLRKITRDSKL; from the exons ATGGATATAATGGACCACTTACTGAGGGTCATTTTATTCTTGCTATATTTTTCTAAGAATGTGCAGTCACTCAGCTTGCAAAGGCTTGGGTCACGCGCGTCGGTAGATAAGAATTCTTCTGGATTGTATGTTCCCTCTTGTTGGGCATCCCCACGTGATTCCCTCCCCCAGGGCAGGGTCCCCTACGATGTCCAGACCCGTGTGCCGCCTGTGCAGTATCTAAATACATCTGCCACTGACATAGTATGGGGGCCTCAAGTGAATGTTACGTGTACAACTGGTGAAAAGAAAAGTATATTTCTGAACTCGTCACACTTATATGTTGACGATGGTAAAGTTATGCTTGGCTGGAAGATTGGTAGAAATTcaggagatacatatacatactgtgttaACTCCCTGGCTACTACAGAAGCAAGCGAAAATGGCCCAACTTATACTGCCCTCTTTTGCTACACAGACCCGTGCAAGAGCAGAGTCTGTGTAGAAAAGTGCTGCCCTCGCGGGAAATTACTGGGAGAACACGGTTGCATAACAAACAATTTGAATCTGAGTGACTGGGTGCCTAACTTCCACGACCATTATGACGAACCTTTCTATGTTAACAACATTAATGTTGAAGAAGTACAAGTGCCCCTTCAGATGGAGGAATTTACTCTTGAGAAAAATGGTTCCCTCACAGCGTTTGTGAGTGCACCACCCCGAGGTTTTTGCATAGACCACTCAAGCATGAATGGGATGGTGACAGAAGTGGCTATAGTGTACGGTGGCGACATTTCTGATTACCCTGACTGCTTGTGGAAAACTCAAGTCCTGGACATCATTCTGTTGAGTGTTTCGAACATATTTTTGGCACTGACTCTTTCGGTATACTTGTGCGTCCCTCATATCCGAAGCAAAGACCACCACTGGCCTCTCATATGCATGCTGTTGTCTCTCCTCGTGACATTCATCTTGCATATATGTCTTAGGAAAGTGAGACATCAACTGGACGCTATGTGCAGACATTTTG GTATGTTGGTTCTCATGTTCACTCTTGCAACATTCTTCTGGCTGAACGTGATGTCTTTCAGCGTCTGGTACAAGTTACG GTATCCCCGTTTATCTACCATGGGCAGAAGAACCTTCGCGTTGTTCAATGTCTACGCCTGGGGTGTACCGCTGATCGTGTATGGCGTAGGCTATGCGATGGATGCCCTGGCTCCCGGCGACTATAGCCCGAACTTCAAAAAGGAACACTGTTGGTTCGAAG GTCACAACACAGCAAAATGGATGTATTATTACGGGTTCATAGCAGTGATCCAGGTAGTgaacatcttcttcttccttcatattGCTTGTCGTATGGCACTGTGGCAAAAAAGGAAGCCCTCATCTCATACTACTCAAAGAAGGACATGTGTCTTGCC ACCACTGTACGTTAACCTCGCCATCGTCATGGGGATTGCCTGGACCCTGGAATTATTTTCTGATGCCAACACATGTGGACCTGT CCAGGTACTGATTGACGTTATCACCGGTCTTCATGGGCCCATAATATTCGTTGTGACAGTTTGCAATCGGAACAAGTGGAAGGAG CTGAGAAGCAGAGTAACGACTTCACTAAGAAAAATCACCCGTGACTCGAAgctgtaa
- the LOC125027364 gene encoding carbohydrate sulfotransferase 4-like isoform X5, with translation MLSRNTGFLALCTSLLLFGMSYLNAGLLTPRRRLDTALRTQGGVAAGASPAKLTATPFHVLLLSSVGRSGSTFLGELLSQRPRTVFMFEPELFLQHKSPTGVTAAASRELIQRMLECNFSQEWSAWAKTRKNVWKPENHEVCEGHRGSDYHQCLREICQSSVFKVIKTIKLRVWWAGEVLLGGGVKVVHLVRDPRGSFTSLARLSMVQADYKMWCPRILQDLEMVSTMRSLFPESFTSVKYEDLCRDPWGTATKLWKFISNENNTSLPVSWRTFLHRHTNTNSIKPYGTDRDTRQQIGAWREKISERMLSEIEHHCGGVIDMLGHTRFHSLTNARNSSIPLDEKSGT, from the exons ATGCTTAGCAGGAACACGGGCTTCCTCGCTCTGTGTACGTCGTTACTGCTGTTTGGG ATGTCGTATCTGAACGCGGGACTGCTAACTCCACGGAGGCGCCTCGACACAGCACTCCGCACGCAAG GTGGCGTCGCCGCCGGCGCCTCCCCCGCCAAGCTGACGGCGACGCCCTTCCACGTCCTGCTCCTGAGCTCCGTCGGGCGCAGTGGCTCGACCTTCCTCGGGGAGCTCCTGTCGCAGCGCCCTCGCACCGTGTTCATGTTCGAGCCCGAGCTCTTCCTCCAGCA CAAGTCCCCCACCGGCGTGACAGCAGCTGCCAGCCGAGAACTTATCCAGCGGATGCTCGAGTGCAATTTCAGCCAAGAGTGGAGTGCCTGGGCGAAAACTAGGAAAAATGTTTGGAAACCGGAAAACCACGAAGTCTGCGAAGGTCACAGGGGTAGTGACTACCACCAGTGTTTGAGGGAAATATGTCAAAGCAGCGTCTTTAAGGTTATCAAG ACGATAAAGTTGCGTGTGTGGTGGGCGGGGGAGGTGCTCCTCGGCGGGGGCGTGAAGGTAGTCCATCTAGTGCGTGACCCCCGCGGCTCCTTCACGTCCCTCGCCCGGCTTAGCATGGTCCAGGCTGACTACAAGATGTGGTGTCCACGGATCCTACAG GACCTGGAGATGGTGAGCACCATGAGAAGTCTGTTCCCCGAGAGTTTTACTTCCGTGAAATACGAAGATCTTTGTCGCGATCCCTGGG GAACGGCCACGAAACTGTGGAAGTTCATTAGCAACGAAAACAACACCTCCCTACCAGTGTCCTGGAGGACGTTCTTGCATCgccacacgaacacaaacagcATTAAACCCTACGGCACGGATCGCGATACACGGCAACAAATCGGCGCCTGGCGGGAGAAGATCAGCGAGCGGATGCTTAGCGAGATCGAGCACCACTGCGGCGGCGTCATCGACATGCTGGGTCACACTCGATTCCACTCTCTGACAAATGCTAGAAATAGTTCCATTCCGCTGGATGAAAAGTCTGGCACGTAG
- the LOC125027364 gene encoding carbohydrate sulfotransferase 4-like isoform X8 encodes MGQAAEKPRAILRLEGKPVRCLAGTRASSLCVRRYCCLGKSPTGVTAAASRELIQRMLECNFSQEWSAWAKTRKNVWKPENHEVCEGHRGSDYHQCLREICQSSVFKVIKTIKLRVWWAGEVLLGGGVKVVHLVRDPRGSFTSLARLSMVQADYKMWCPRILQDLEMVSTMRSLFPESFTSVKYEDLCRDPWGTATKLWKFISNENNTSLPVSWRTFLHRHTNTNSIKPYGTDRDTRQQIGAWREKISERMLSEIEHHCGGVIDMLGHTRFHSLTNARNSSIPLDEKSGT; translated from the exons AGCAGCCGAAAAGCCCCGTGCCATCCTGCGACTCGAAGGCAAGCCGGTAAGATGCTTAGCAGGAACACGGGCTTCCTCGCTCTGTGTACGTCGTTACTGCTGTTTGGG CAAGTCCCCCACCGGCGTGACAGCAGCTGCCAGCCGAGAACTTATCCAGCGGATGCTCGAGTGCAATTTCAGCCAAGAGTGGAGTGCCTGGGCGAAAACTAGGAAAAATGTTTGGAAACCGGAAAACCACGAAGTCTGCGAAGGTCACAGGGGTAGTGACTACCACCAGTGTTTGAGGGAAATATGTCAAAGCAGCGTCTTTAAGGTTATCAAG ACGATAAAGTTGCGTGTGTGGTGGGCGGGGGAGGTGCTCCTCGGCGGGGGCGTGAAGGTAGTCCATCTAGTGCGTGACCCCCGCGGCTCCTTCACGTCCCTCGCCCGGCTTAGCATGGTCCAGGCTGACTACAAGATGTGGTGTCCACGGATCCTACAG GACCTGGAGATGGTGAGCACCATGAGAAGTCTGTTCCCCGAGAGTTTTACTTCCGTGAAATACGAAGATCTTTGTCGCGATCCCTGGG GAACGGCCACGAAACTGTGGAAGTTCATTAGCAACGAAAACAACACCTCCCTACCAGTGTCCTGGAGGACGTTCTTGCATCgccacacgaacacaaacagcATTAAACCCTACGGCACGGATCGCGATACACGGCAACAAATCGGCGCCTGGCGGGAGAAGATCAGCGAGCGGATGCTTAGCGAGATCGAGCACCACTGCGGCGGCGTCATCGACATGCTGGGTCACACTCGATTCCACTCTCTGACAAATGCTAGAAATAGTTCCATTCCGCTGGATGAAAAGTCTGGCACGTAG